The window AGAGTGTTGCGTTCTGCAATACTGACTGAGTCTCCTGACGTGGTGGTCAGCTTCATGGAACAGACCAATGTGCTGACACTGTTGGCCGTTGGTGGTCGATGCCCGGTGGTTGTCTCGGAGCGGGTCCATCCAATGTATCCTGTGGGCAGGCCATGGGCGTGGTTGCGTCGCTGCATCTATGGCCGGGCTGCCGCTTTGGTGGTGCAGACCGCGAGCATTGGGCGGGAGTATGGTTGGCTAAAAACGGCCCAGGTGAAGGTTATCCCTAATGCGGCGATCCCCTCGGGCTGCAAGGAGCCCACGGTAAGGTTTTCCGGCCCAGCGGTTGTGGGCATGGGGCGTCTGCATGAACAGAAGGGGTTCGACATCCTGCTCCGGGCCTTTGCCAAAGTAGCCATGGAATTCCCCCAATGGAAGTTGGTGATTTTCGGAGATGGGCCAAAAAAGAGTGAGTTGCAGGAGCTTACGACGAGCCTGGGTTTGGCGCACCGGGTGGTGTTTGCCGGGCAAACGCCCACCCCACATGCCGACTTGGCTCAAGGGGACATTTTTGCCTTTCCCTCGCGGTTCGAGGGATTTCCCAATGCCCTTTGCGAGGCT of the Pseudodesulfovibrio alkaliphilus genome contains:
- a CDS encoding glycosyltransferase family 4 protein; this encodes MGGAESVMAWLAAGLDSREVAVTILTFDHGDDVPYYPLPAGVVVRHLKLSGPSLSAVGGLLNNVRRCRVLRSAILTESPDVVVSFMEQTNVLTLLAVGGRCPVVVSERVHPMYPVGRPWAWLRRCIYGRAAALVVQTASIGREYGWLKTAQVKVIPNAAIPSGCKEPTVRFSGPAVVGMGRLHEQKGFDILLRAFAKVAMEFPQWKLVIFGDGPKKSELQELTTSLGLAHRVVFAGQTPTPHADLAQGDIFAFPSRFEGFPNALCEAMTIGMACVAADCPGGPADLIDDGRNGLLVPPGDVKALTETLGRLMADQPLRIRLGLQAGEVVERFSVERVMDQWEACLIEAVATNPGKRLKQCAE